ATAACATAGTCGGTCCATCACGCATAATTCACATTTAGGAAAAGCCAGTGAAACAAAGGTTGCTATTTGGGCCATTTACGACATCTACAGCATGAGAATCATACAAGCTTCAGGTATCAGTATTCAGTAACAACCAAAGGTTTATGCTAAAGAAAACTGGGGCTTTAGGTGAGCTAATCATAGATGCATCACTAGAATTCCTTAACCTGAACCATAGGTAATGTTGAGAATTTTTGGCCAATGATGCGAGTATACCAGCATTAATTGCATTTGGATAGAGTTCAACTTAATAGAAACTTATCTATGAGCTGATAAATTACAATTTTCATCATTTGGCAGATGAAATGCGCTGCAATGATGATATCCAACTACTGGAAGGACCGATTTTGTTTCCATGCCCAGGCCCAGAATTAGTAGTTTCATTGGGCAATGTTGATTTCTGCCCATTTCTTCTTGAGGTACTGGCATGTGCAAATGAAGATGAGGGTGTATGAGGGTAAAAAATCTGACAAAATCAAACATGAAAATCAATATCACAAATGAAGCTAGAATGCACTCAAAGATCCAAAAGCACAAAAATAATTCCTAATTAAGATAAATAAACACTAAAGAACTGAACTGTATCCATATATATCTACACAAAAAAGAATAGCTAAAACTACCATGTAGGTCCTTGTACTAGGAGCCGGattacattttgccccctctaataaaaaaatgggcaaattagtccttttccattagattaaagagcaaattagtcctttttgttaaaaaaattatccatttgtactgttaaaaactgatgtggctaacaaaataaccaaacaatAATATGGGCGTGCCATGTATACCTCATGCTAACATAAAGGGATCagtttttaacagaaaaaatggatggaatttttaacaggaccaacttgctctttgatctaacatacaggGACCAATTTGCCCATTTCTtgagtagagggggcaaaatgcaatctgactcttaaTACAAGGGCCTCCATGTTACTTTTACCACAAAAATAGTTGGCATAAATTTTCCTTCTTAACTGAAATAAGATCTTGAACTTACATTTTTCTCAACAGGACCCGAAACATTGTTTGATCTAGTGCGCTCTGTAATATCAGTCAAGTAAGAAGGATTAGAACTTCCTGAAAGTTAAACAAACACAAATCCTATTTATTTCCAAGTAAAACTAACATCAATAATAACAGAATTCGGAATTTCTCTAAAGATAAAGATCATTGATGATTTTACATCTGAACTCTATCTCTTCTTTAATCCAACAGATAAATTTGTCAAGATATGATTCAGTCATTTGAGCACAAAGTGCGTCAGCAGGAGCTAACCTTGATGATTGTTCACATCCACTGGAAAAGGATGACTGCTGCTACCTCCAGGAACTGGCTGTAATTTGGGGATATaatcttataaaaaaaaatagatcttCCATTTAAAGAATACAGTTACCAAATCAGGCAGGTCAAAAAATATATACAACATTAACTGCAATATATATTGTTGCACATTTCAAGGAAAAGAAGTAAGCTACTAACAGACAATCTGAGCTGAGATCTACTTTTCTGGGCTTGCTGGTGCTTGATGATAGTCCAATCAAAAATATAGTCAAACTCATAACctataacaaaataaaaccaaaaattagTTTGCAGTAAACCACatacaaaagttttcatttatgtCATTCCATTGTCATTTGCTAGCTCAAATCCCGACACTTGGTCCAAGAAGCCAACTAGCAGGGGGCttttttcttccccattcaatggcatattttaaccagtAATGTCAAAAGGACATCGCCCTAGATCACAATCACTTTCTTGAGTTCTTCAGTAGCATAGATAAAGCCTCATGCTTTGAAACAATGAGCCCTTTAGAACATAGAAGACATAAAAGAGTGTAGCACAAGCTAATTATGATGACGAACCAACACATTCATTGTATAATCAATGCAGCTCAAAAACCTCTTTTTAaagaatttgaaaagtaaaatgcATCCAACAATACCTTCACGAGCAAACAAATCACGGAAAAGACGCTTCAAAAATCCATAATCAGGACGTTGATCAAATGTCAACGAATGGCAATAATGGAAGCAAGATGCAAGTTCCACTGGATGGGACTTACAAAGAACCTTAAAAGGAAACAGAAGCCATGTTAATCAAATCATACTAGAATCACAATATAGAACTGAAAGATACAAAAAGCACAGACACACCTCGATAGGAGTGGACACCTTCTTCTcacatattttatcatatttctGCTTCTTTGTGCCAGCTTTCAAACCTTGCCATGGAAGGCTATATCATGAAAATTTTGGTCAGCTTTATACACAAACAAATACCAAAATATTGCCTTAGAATCACTGAAAACAGGCTGTCTACCTTCCTCTAAGAAAATATAGAAGTACATAGCCAAGTGATTCCAAATCATCCCTTCGACTTTGCTCTATgaaaaaaatagacaaaatacCCAAATAAACGAATGCATGCTTAATTCAATTTGatgaatgaaaaaatataaaaaattgtctTCCCTTACCTATTCCAAGATGAGTATTGCAACTGGCATAACGTGCAGTCCCCGTTAAATTCTTGTTCTCTCTGTAAGAAGCAAAAGTAGTTCAAGACCCACATATCACACAATTGTAGTAAAATTGGTTTACAAATAACAGGCCAAAAGAAACACGAAGACAGGTTAACAAGCAACAAACTAAACCCAAAAAACTACCTGTATGGAATATGGCGATTAGTCGTGGAATCTCGATATCTTTTTGCTAGTCCAAAATCAATTATATAAACTTGATTTGCTTTCCGACCAAGTCCCATGAGGAAGTTATCAGGCTTTATATCTCTATGAAGAAATCCCTTAGAGTGAACATATTCAATTCTTGTAATCTAAAATAGATTCAACCATCAGAATACAaaattatgtgattatttaaaaaaacacaaaCTTCCATTAATTTTAGCTCACCATTTGATCAGCCAACATTAAGACAGTTTTCAGCGAAAATTTCCTTCCACAATACACAAAAAGATCTTCCAAACTCGGTCCGAGCAAATCGAGAACAAGTGCATTATCTTCACCGTCTACACCTGACCATTTTATGCTAGGAATTCCACCTACGCattaattaaaatcataaaaaaaaaaacactaattcCTCATTTCACAGTTCTAAAATGCAAGTAACTTTAACTTCTAGCAGAACACTTACTTCCTCCTTGAAGAATATTGTACAGTTTTGCTTCGTAAAACAGTTGCGGATGCTTCGTTTTATTGTTCTCCTGTAACCGCAAAAGGAAAATAACAAGTGATTTTCAATTCTAACTCTCTTTGCTTAAAACGATAATCAGATCAAGAATCTAAACAATTAAACGACACTTACGATCTTAACAGCGACTATCTCAAACGTATCGATATGTATAGCTGttgaaaacaaaatcaaaatgctTATAAATCACTTTAAATTATAcacaaccaaatatatatattgagtGGAGACGAACCGAGATAAATTTCGCCGAAGGAACCACTGCCGATCTTGCGACCGAGCTTGAATTTGCCGCCGACGAATCGTTCCATGCTATTGTGTCGACGATTTCGAATCGATCAGATCATCGAAGCTTGAGAATAAGGTTCAATaagtacttttttttatatatttcttttattcttttaagaAACTGAAACCACAAAAGAGTAGAGAAATACATAAAAGTATGaatttgaagaaattatattacttaatttgttatttaaataaattttattatttataagtttattatatttatagataaaaaatcaattttactaaaaataattaattaataacatttattatatttataaataagaatTTTTATACTTCAACTTGaggcataatgatttttttttgctctCTAAATTTACAGAAAAAGTCATTTTAACATttcactaaattttttatttttttagtttttagacttttttttatcaaattaccctaaaatagttaaaaactttaaacattttttaacttTGCTGACATAGCATATACGTAAATTGCCACATGAAtgacatgtcaacatttaattaattttttaaaaattttaaaaattcaaaaaaaataaaaacatatatgaaaattatttaaaaattttgatatttctaaaattttaaaaaagtaattaaatattatcaTGTCAGCAATTCAAGTGTGTCacatcatcaaaattaaaaaaatgttataccttctattttaaggtaatttgataaaaaatatgaatttaaagattaaaaaatatgaaaaactaaatgaagatttaaaataaatttttttgtaaaatcatTATATCTAAAATATTTCTTGGCTCCCCTAGAAAATTTATTACAATATTACTCTGCCCGTAGGCCAAGTGCAATATTactatgtataaattataatttaattatttttaaagagattaaattacaaatttttgtATTGTAGAAGAAACCTCCTACCTACCCTTGCATTCTTCACTGTTTGTAATATTAGATTTTGTATTTGTAAGTATTAATCTTTGTATTATCTTATTTTGAGGAAATTGATGTAttaaagtattattattattattattaggaaacacctaccaaattttcaaaaagaaaagaaaaagaaacaccTACCAAAAACTTGGTGCATGTTGAAACAGAAAGACCAAACCCAAGTCATTGTCTTAATTGCCATACGCTCATAAAATAAATGGTCCAAAATGGGTCTCAACTTAATCCAATTCTGACAGCTAGGCAGTTGTTGTCATAAGTCattaatgaatttgaattttcCCTAATTAATAACTTTTCCATGCCTTTAATCTAATGCATCATCTTGAATTCTGTAGACGATCTGGTAATAGAGAGTTGTTTAATCGCACATTCtcttaatttgatatttataattttttttaatttaatatctaaaattttattttgatctatcgttcaatttaaacacatattatttcataattataacatctttaaaataataaaaatttcaaattaataaaaaaaacctaaaattctaAATTGAAAACACGAAATCAATTGTTATCTTTCTTTCCAAGATTAAATTTGATACTCATCCATCCCAAATAATTACAAGAGAATTCCTTTATTTCtaacaaaaacagaaaaaaaaattcctttacGAAAAATCCCATTCAAATCGTGAACaacaaaaatgataattttaagggttacttttttcaatttatattattttatgtttattttggaattttataaatatatttttaaataatgatgGCATGAGTTATAATTGTAGGGTGACACATGTGTATCAAACTGGTTgatcgaaaaaaaaattaatcactaaattaatacaataaattataaatatcgATTTGAGACTTGATGCTAAATTACACGTAAAGGGTTAAAAACTATATAGAAGAAAACACAATTAGACCGGTCGGGCAAATTTTTGAccggatttaaatttttttgattatttctatttagtTTAATATTGGGTTTGAGTTATTTTAGATTTTGGATTAATTGTgagtttacattttttttaagttcAGTTGTTTCAAGTTTTTGGGGTCGAATCATTACAAGTTTAACTCATTCTGGATTTTGATTACTAAGTTTTGGTTATTTCACGTTAATTGTTTAGGTCATTTTAGGTTTAAGGCATTTCGGGTTGATGTTATTTTGGATTTGAGTTGTTTCGTATTGTGCCAGTTTGAGTTTGGAGACAATGAGGTTGGAGTTAAATGGATTTAGGTTGttgattttttatgattaaatcgAGTTTGGATTTAAGTTGATCAAGTTAGAATTTCAAGTATGGGTTATAATTGACAAGAACAATCCCTTTTATCTAATTTAGTTTGTTTTGACTTAAGTGAGATATAGTCGTGACACTTTTGATTggattttagtccttatattattcataaattgtaaatttagtccttacactTTAATCTAGTATTTTTTATTCGTTagacttttcaaattttcaaattttaattctaGCAAAACGTAGTCATTAAATTCTATTGTTTTAAAAATCTTATACAATAAATATATTGTCATATGAGTAATATCATCTCAGCTTAGTATTACTACATAGCTTAGTATTACTACATAATACTCACAccaacaacaaaaaaagaaaagaaaagcaatgtCATTTTAGTTAGTAGATTTAACGATTACCATTTTAactaggactaaaattttaaattttaaaaaatataaggtTGTCAAATGATCAAATTGGAGAAGAGGAATTAAATCCACAAATTACGCATATTGCTAGACTAATAGTATAATTTATCGTAACAAATTAATTTGAAAGTTTGTTGAGTTTTACTTGTCAACTATTCATTTAGTTACAACTTGAAGAAGTAACTGCAGGAAGAAAAATAGAGATGGACACTAGAAAATTATTCACGTAGACCGAAAACTTCTTATGTCTACCGGATCTTGTCCAACATGTAATCAACGATAAGTACAAGCTATAATTTATGTTCAAGTCAATTGTAACCTCACTCTTATACTTTGAACTAAACCATTCTCCCTTTAAGGGTGGAGTGCAATGTAATGTGTTTAGACTTACTTTTTGTCTGACGCTACAGTATcgtacaatatctaatctcaccgccatcctgtttttacactaaccgcatgTAAACGCACTACCCATCTAAACCCTCCCTAAGTCTTTCTGCttgaaaatttaaatgttaattgATTAACTCGATCAAGTTTGCCTTTGGATAGGCGGTGACTATGGTGCAGTGGAACCTTTTACCTCACAGCTAcaataactaatctcaccgctatCAATGTTTTTAACCTTATCGGAGGTAAACGCACCGCACATCTAAAGGCACACTTTGCACTTAAAGCAATTCCTAATTGAACAAATAAGGTGCTCTTATTTCTGCTCTTTAAAAACATCTTCAATATTCAACATACTGATAAATATCTCTATTTAGGAGAACTTCGATTgcattaagagtttgatttgagTGCTTATTTGCGTCGATTCTTGTGGATAAAATCTTCTTAGATAAGTTGTTAACCATCTTCAATCTTTAGAAATTAAAGTTCGAAATCAATTTGTTCAAAATATGCCAATGATCAAATAATGCAAATTATAATGGTCTGCCAGTTTTTCCTTAAGTTGCAACCGGCGTTGAAGCTGATAGTTATAATTGATATTAATAGAATTTAATTGTGATCATCCAagtggataaaattttaaaactcaaaaagtaAAAAGAGTAAAATTGATCATATAAGAGTATAGGAACTAAATTTACAACATACACATAATATTTGACTAATAACCTAATTTGacctaaaagaaaatataatataaaaaatggttAGAATATGTAATAAGTCCCTTGCTCTttgtaaatttggaatttaattcctttactttttaaaattcaaaattcaggtccaatTGTTAATACTGTGaagattaatttgataaatttaagttaattacaaagttatttttttaattacattattaTCAAATGaagattctttttattttaagatatcacgctaataaatttaatagtgttaacaattcaacttaaattttaaaatctaaaaaatataaataataaattccaaatttataaataatacaacaattataacattaaaaaaaatctaaaagaatcTCTTGACTTTCAGTTCCAACATAGAAAAACATACCTTTCCTTCATTGACAGAACATTTTTTTAGGCCAATTCTTACAACTTCCAATGGAGAAAATGGTTTGATGGGCCCAATAGCAAAAGCCCAATGGGCTTGCAAAGCAATAAATTTTAAGCTTGTGAAATAATCTCTACTTTTGATTAGTAAGTCACACAGTTTCCCAATTCTCCCACACATCCCCCATGAAGATATGAAATCTCTCTTTTTAATCTTTTTAGGTTTTGGTAAATGATAATATTCCCTCATTGGTGGGGTTGCTTAATTTAGATTTGATTGATGttgtgaataaaatattaatataattacttcGAATTTTGTGTTGTTGTATATAAAATATGGAATGCTGTTGAAATTAGATTAGATCGAATGATTGATAAGATTGTATTAaagaattttaacttttaaaaaaatataaagaactgTTGTATGACGCTTTTGGGAACTTTAAGTTTATGAATTAGTAAAACGGTAAATTTTGaacctaaatttttttcttgGCTTTGTCTCTATTAGTTGAATTGCAGGTTTAGTCAAGAATCGGAAGACCAATTGGTTAAACTAGTGAcgaataaccaaaaaaaaaaaaagaagccaaCAATGTTTCAAACTAGATAAAAAAAATCCAGAAATAGAGAATTAGAAA
The Gossypium hirsutum isolate 1008001.06 chromosome A07, Gossypium_hirsutum_v2.1, whole genome shotgun sequence genome window above contains:
- the LOC107930854 gene encoding casein kinase 1-like protein 3 isoform X1, with the protein product MERFVGGKFKLGRKIGSGSFGEIYLAIHIDTFEIVAVKIENNKTKHPQLFYEAKLYNILQGGSGIPSIKWSGVDGEDNALVLDLLGPSLEDLFVYCGRKFSLKTVLMLADQMITRIEYVHSKGFLHRDIKPDNFLMGLGRKANQVYIIDFGLAKRYRDSTTNRHIPYRENKNLTGTARYASCNTHLGIEQSRRDDLESLGYVLLYFLRGSLPWQGLKAGTKKQKYDKICEKKVSTPIEVLCKSHPVELASCFHYCHSLTFDQRPDYGFLKRLFRDLFAREGYEFDYIFDWTIIKHQQAQKSRSQLRLSPVPGGSSSHPFPVDVNNHQGSSNPSYLTDITERTRSNNVSGPVEKNIFYPHTPSSSFAHASTSRRNGQKSTLPNETTNSGPGHGNKIGPSSSWISSLQRISSAK
- the LOC107930854 gene encoding casein kinase 1-like protein 3 isoform X2, whose product is MERFVGGKFKLGRKIGSGSFGEIYLAIHIDTFEIVAVKIENNKTKHPQLFYEAKLYNILQGGSGIPSIKWSGVDGEDNALVLDLLGPSLEDLFVYCGRKFSLKTVLMLADQMITRIEYVHSKGFLHRDIKPDNFLMGLGRKANQVYIIDFGLAKRYRDSTTNRHIPYRENKNLTGTARYASCNTHLGIEQSRRDDLESLGYVLLYFLRGSLPWQGLKAGTKKQKYDKICEKKVSTPIEVLCKSHPVELASCFHYCHSLTFDQRPDYGFLKRLFRDLFAREGYEFDYIFDWTIIKHQQAQKSRSQLRLSPVPGGSSSHPFPVDVNNHQERTRSNNVSGPVEKNIFYPHTPSSSFAHASTSRRNGQKSTLPNETTNSGPGHGNKIGPSSSWISSLQRISSAK
- the LOC107930854 gene encoding casein kinase 1-like protein 3 isoform X3, with the translated sequence MERFVGGKFKLGRKIGSGSFGEIYLAIHIDTFEIVAVKIENNKTKHPQLFYEAKLYNILQGGSGIPSIKWSGVDGEDNALVLDLLGPSLEDLFVYCGRKFSLKTVLMLADQMITRIEYVHSKGFLHRDIKPDNFLMGLGRKANQVYIIDFGLAKRYRDSTTNRHIPYRENKNLTGTARYASCNTHLGIEQSRRDDLESLGYVLLYFLRGSLPWQGLKAGTKKQKYDKICEKKVSTPIEVLCKSHPVELASCFHYCHSLTFDQRPDYGFLKRLFRDLFAREGYEFDYIFDWTIIKHQQAQKSRSQLRLSPVPGGSSSHPFPVDVNNHQGSSNPSYLTDITERTRSNNVSGPVEKNYLKKKWAEINIAQ
- the LOC107930854 gene encoding casein kinase 1-like protein 3 isoform X4, which gives rise to MERFVGGKFKLGRKIGSGSFGEIYLAIHIDTFEIVAVKIENNKTKHPQLFYEAKLYNILQGGSGIPSIKWSGVDGEDNALVLDLLGPSLEDLFVYCGRKFSLKTVLMLADQMITRIEYVHSKGFLHRDIKPDNFLMGLGRKANQVYIIDFGLAKRYRDSTTNRHIPYRENKNLTGTARYASCNTHLGIEQSRRDDLESLGYVLLYFLRGSLPWQGLKAGTKKQKYDKICEKKVSTPIEVLCKSHPVELASCFHYCHSLTFDQRPDYGFLKRLFRDLFAREGYEFDYIFDWTIIKHQQAQKSRSQLRLSPVPGGSSSHPFPVDVNNHQERTRSNNVSGPVEKNYLKKKWAEINIAQ